ATCGCTATACTGATATCCTTGAACGATGACAGTCGGCTCTTTCGTTTTCCCTTTATCATCTTTGTCAACAACAACGGGGGCGTCTAACTGCGTATGGCTATGTCCGCCCACGATCACGTCGATGCCCTTGACCTTAGCAGCCAATGTTAAATCATTGTCATAAGCCGCATTGTCATCGTAACCAATATGGGATACGGCAACTATCTTATTGACTCCCATGCCTTTGAACGCCTTGACCGCTTTTTCGGCTTCTTCAAGATAGTTTTCGAATTCTATACTTCCAGGACTTGAAATATCTTTCGTCTCTTCAGTTGTAAGCCCGAAGAACCCTACCTTTTGGCCATCCACTTGTTTTACGATCCCATTGTATATCTTCCCTTGCTCTGGCTTACTTGAAATCAAGTCCGAGAAAAGCCCCTTGAACTTATCATCTTTGGAGAAGTCTACATTCGAACTGACAAATGGGAACTTTGCCCCTTTTATGAAGTCAGCCAAAGCTTGATGCCCTTCGGCGCTTGATCCCAAATCAAACTCATGATTCCCGAATGTCATGACGTCATATTTCATTAAATTCATGAAGCGAAGATCCGCTTGCCCCTTGAATTCATTAAAATAAAGAGTTCCCGAGAATACGTCACCAGCATCTACCAAAAGAGCTTGCGGCTTACTCTTACGCACTTCCTTAACAGCCGTCACCCTTTTTGCCACATTGTCCAAGTGGGCATGCGTATCATTCGTATGCATCAAGGAAAGGGTGATCGCCTTCGCTGGATTTTTCAAGGCTTCTTCGGCTGCGGCAACTTTCTTATCCGCCAATGCCATTTTCGCCAGGAATTCCTTTCTGTCCGACTCCTTGATTCCATTTAAATTAATGGCTGCTTTCGCCTTTTTAGCTGCATTTATCTGTTCTTTCGTTTTAAGTTCCCCATTGGCAAGAGCTACATAGGCATTGACCCGTTTTGCCACTTCTTTTTTCTTTTCTGCATATACCGCATCATCATACTTACCTTTCACTTCTTTAACATAGGCATGTATGGCTTTTCCGAGCTTGGATGTTTTGCTGACCTTTTTCAACTGCGAAGAAACCGTTTGCATCCGCTTGTCCGCGGTCTTTAAATCACCTTTCTTCACCCAGTATTCAGCTTTTTCATAGTAGTACGGAACTTTCAGGTCACCGTTCAAAGCTGTTTTGGTCGATTTAGTGAATTTATCGTATAGGAGCTTTTCGATTTTCGCACCGTAAACAGTATCTTTAATATCTTTATCTGCCTTTTTCACGGCTTTATCCAGTGCCTCGTATTGATTCCTGATATCTATTGATTTCTTGGCAAGGATGGCATTCGTAAGGGCGCCAATCGATTTGCCATGTGCAGCTTTTGCTTTCTCAGCCGCTTTATATCCTTTTACATAGCCTTCTGAACGAGTGATGTACTTATCATAAGCTTCGATTTCTTTGTATTTGGCATCTTTTTCTTTTTTGCTTAACATTGATTTTTTAATGGTAGAGTTGATGTCTTTTTTTGCTTGTTTAGCAGATTTGATTTGTTTTTCAACAGTGGACACTGAAGCGAGTTTAGAAGTGTAAAAATAGGTATCGAATGGTTTTTTGATGGCGGCCTTGGCCGTTTTGATTTTACTATTCAGGCTAGTGGCAGCATCAGAAGGTGCCGGCGCTACCGCTACGATCGTTGTCGCAGCCATTATGGTAGCTGATGCAATTTTTACGATTTTCTTTTTCCCCATTATAGTTAATCCCCCCATAAGTTATATACTGACATAACATTCTGCTAACTTATCCATAGAATTTACACAATTTCCCAAAAATTGAATCCCGACAAATTTACTTATCCATACACAAATCCACCCTACTTTTTTCCTCTAAAGATTCGTGTATCTCCTATATTACAACAAAATAATCCAATTTTAAAACAAATTTACAATACAACACGGAATATTAACAGAATATTATCATTACAATCACCCCAAAATACCCATTATTTGATAGATGATATATCAATAAAATGATTTAATGGTAAAATAGTTCTGATTTACCTCGTGACCACTCATGGTCTTTATACCTGATTTGTCGAAAAGCAAAAAAAAGAGAGCGATTTAAATCTCACCCAGACTGTAGAGGTCTCGGCTAGCCAGTTATTCGGCAGGAGTGTCGCTAATTTCTTCAATTCAATGAGTATTCATCTTATATAAAACAGTGAAAAATCATGTGGTATAAACTAGTCTTAAGCGTGGTTCGGGATGAGATCAGCTACGGTTTTTATAAAAAAACATTCCAGTTGATTGGAACGGAAGGTACGAGACTCCTGCGGGAAAAACGCGTCCAAGGGAGACCCCGCAGGCGCAAAGGGCGCCGAGGAGGCTCCCGGACCGCCCGCGGAAAGCGAGTGCCCTACGTTCCAATCAACGTAATTTTGCAAAACCTCAAAAAAACAAAAAAGAGCATCAATTACGATGCCCTTGTCAAAAATTCCACCTTAATGGTTGAGGGAAGTGCCTTGCCGATACTCAAGTATGCTTCGAATAGAGGATCAACATTACTAAACAGGCTTTTAAGTTGGATAATACAGGATCATGCTTAATCGAGTTATTGTTTCTCCTGAATTATGGTAGGCATGCGGTCTGTCAGCCTTGAATCTGATAGAATCACCATTCCTTACTGTATATTCTTCGTTATTTACACGTACAGTCAGTTCCCCTTCAAAAACTGTTATGTACTCTTCCGTTCCTTCCCTATGCGAATCGGAACTTAAGAATCCACCTTTTTCTATCTCGACTGAATATACTTCAAAGCGCTTCTCATCTTCAAAGGGGAAGTGGGGATAAACTCGATATTTGCCGTTATCTTCAGTTAAAGATTGAATTTCACTTTTTAAAATGATTTTTGTATCCGGCTGCGGGCTATTTATTAATGAAGAAAATGAAATCTTCAATCCATTGGCTATTTTCCAAATTGTTGTAATCGTAGGGCTCGATCCTCCCCTTTCTATTTGTCCGATCATCGTTTTACTTACTCCAGTTAATTCTGCAACCTTTTCCAGACTTAATTTCTTACTTTCCCTGATGGCTTTTAAATTGTTAGCAATAATAAAATTTATTTCTTCCATAAAAATGCTCCTTATTTACAATATAACGTCGGCATTGTACAATAAAAAGGAAGTCGTTATAATGTCACTTTTGGTCATTATAGCATACAAAGGAGAGTCAACCATGCATTTACTATCTTTTTTACTATTTGTTTTCGTTACAAGTTTCACTCCAGGTCCAAATAACATCATGGCAATGCTATTTGCTAACAAGTACGGGTTAAAAAATACGATTAAATTTTGTTTCGGGGTAGGTGCCGGTTTTTTTGTAATCATGTTATTGTGTAGTTATTTTAATGTTTTGCTTGAAAATTTCATACCGAAGATTGAATTTATCATGACTATCCTAGGTGCAATCTATATGCTATATCTGGCCATAAAAATCATTTCAAGTTCAAATAAAGCTAAAGACGATAAAGATGACAAGAACAACAGTTTTATAGCGGGCATGCTTTTACAATTCATAAATCCAAAAGGCATTCTTTATGGCATCACGGCAATATCGACCTTCATCCTACCTTATCACTCTTCAAATTTCAGCTTACTATTCTTTTCATTATTTCTGGCTTTTGTCGGTTTTATGAGTACGTTCTGTTGGAGTATGTTCGGTTCGGTTTTTCAATCGTTTTTATCAAAGTATAGAAGTCAGTTTAATGTAGTCATGGCTTTGTTATTGGTGTATAGTGCCATTTCGATTCTTGTACAATGAAAAAGGGCAACGGGCGCGATCCTTCATTAAGAAGGATTGCACCAAGCCTCCCTCCCCCTGCATTAAATGTTTAAGTTTCCTTCGAATATTGTCACGGCATGGCCAGAAAGTTTAACTGTGTCTTCCGTTACTTCAACCTTCAATAGTCCTCCTCTTTCCGATGCCTGATAGGCTATAAAAATACTTTTGTCCAGCTTTCTTTTCCAATATGGTCCCAGGCAACAATGGGCCGAGCCCGTTACATGATCTTCGTCAAGGCCTTGGGCAGGGGAAAAGAAACGTGAAACGAAATCATATTCACTGCTATCCGATCGACTCGTTACAATGATTCCCCGAATCGGCAATTGGGCAATGGAATCTATATCCGGCTTTATATTCCTTACGATTTCCTCTGATTGAACTTCGACTAGATAATCCCATTTGTTTTGTCCAACATACACAGGCACAACACCTAAAGCTTTTATCAGTAATTCAGGGGCAGCGGTCTCCTGCTCGATTAATGACGGGAACTCCAATTGAACCATTCCATCCACGAATCTTGCAGTGAGAAGCCCGCTTTTCGTCTGATAGACAATCGGTCGAGCCCTTGGGGTGTATCCTTTACCCCACAAAAAGAAAGAGCTTGCCAGCGTCCCATGTCCACAAATCGGGATTTCAATGAAAGGTGTGAACCAACGCAGCTGCCATTCAGCTTTATGAAGGTGAATGAACGCAGTGACAGGCATATTAATCTCTTTAGCCATTCGCTGCATCCACTCGCTGTCACTTTCCCCGGTAAGAAGGCAGACAGCAGCAGGGTTTCCTTTAAAAGGTTGATCTGTAAACGTATTAATGATGGTTAATTCCATTAAATGTACCTCCGGTAAGTAATATTCTAGTCTCCTAATTCCACAATGAGGAGACCTTTTCCTTTTTTGAATTACCATTCCCTTGTTTTTAAAGAGTTCTCATTAAAATGAAAAAGACCACCATATGGCGTCCTCGATTAAGTCCCTTTATCGACTCAGATTCCAAACGATTTTTAACGTTGTTATAAAAATCGTGTAATTCTTGTAGTGCATTTCGAAATCACTAAAAATAGACAGCTTTATAAAAAAAGCTGTCCATCACTATATTATTATGTGTGATCCACGTTGCTGTAAAAAAACACCCTACAGTTTCCGTACAATAAATGTATCCCCAAGCAGTTCCCAATTCTGGGGAAAAGGATAACCAAGTACCCAATAACTGAGACCCCTTGACCTGTAATTCTTCACCAGGTCGAATTTGGCTTTAGCACTGCGTGCATCCTCAAACCAGACTTCATGTGTGCGCCCCTGATTATCTTTGTACCTATAATAAGGTGATTGAGCTGTCTCGTCATATTTTATTTCTGCATTATATTGGACGGCGCGTCTGATGGCTTCCTGCATGTCGAAAGTCTCTGCTTCCTGCCCCTCTTCATGAGGAACAAGCCAGTCCCGTGCATAAATTTGAAATCCTATGAAGATTTTATTTGTTGGTATAGCCGTTACGGCATAGTCAAGGACACGCTTTATTTCATTAATGGGAGAGATTGCCTGCGGCGGCCCCTTTCGGTAACCCCATTCATATGTCATCAGCACTACGAAGTCGAGCAGCCGTCCATGAACTGGATAATCATGTGCCTCAACTAATGCTCCCTTTTGATTGGCGCTAGTTTTTGGGGCAAGGGAGGATGACACAAAGTAGCCCTCAGGATGCAATCGATCCACCGCTCTTTGGAGAAAGCGATTATAGAAATCACGGTCCTCTGGTGCTACACTTTCAAAATCGATATTCAATCCACGGTACCCTTTATTTTTCATCGTATTTATGACGTTGGTTAATAATTTTTCCACTAAACTTAAATCGGAAAGTATCGTATGTGCAAGCTGAGTTCCCGCTTCCGTGGCGGAAAAATTCGTTATGCACATCATGGGTATGACGCCAGTTGACTGTGCCGCCCGTATCGTCGGGGTGTCATCTATGACTTCTAAGCTGCCATCTTTCCTCATTCTATAACCAAATGGACTTACGTAGGTCAAATCGTAGGCTACTTCACGTACCTGCTCCGCACCTACTTGCCCGTAAACATTTGTAAAACCATTTACATCAATGATGGGTTTTGGTTTCTGGGGAATCCTTATTATCCGTCCGATATGAATATTGGACGGATCTGTAATCCGATTCATCTGCATAATGGCTTGAACTGTCGTTCCATAACGTCTTGCTATATCATAAAGGGTATCTCGTTCCCTTACGGTATGATAAATAACCGGGATGGTTAGTCTCTGCCCTGGATAGATAGCAGAAGGATTTGTGATGCGATTCGATTGCATGATTTCCTGTACCGTAGTTCCAAACTGATTTGCGATTTTATTTAGAGTATCCCCTTCCTGAACCCTGTACTGAAGATAAGGATCAGGAATCAAAAGTGCTAGGCCAATCACCAGCTTATCTGGATTTTCAAGGCCATTGATCCGAACAATTCTGTTGGTACTGACACCATATTGCTGGGAAATTCCCCACAAAGAATCCCCCCTATTCACCACATGGATTTTCACATGCACTGCCCCACTTTCCTTCAAAATATTCCTTTCATTTTATTCCCTAGATAGCCCTAATATGTTTTTTTGCGTTCAACATTCCAGTATTCTTAGTTTTTTCG
The DNA window shown above is from Peribacillus sp. FSL P2-0133 and carries:
- a CDS encoding LysM peptidoglycan-binding domain-containing protein; translated protein: MKIHVVNRGDSLWGISQQYGVSTNRIVRINGLENPDKLVIGLALLIPDPYLQYRVQEGDTLNKIANQFGTTVQEIMQSNRITNPSAIYPGQRLTIPVIYHTVRERDTLYDIARRYGTTVQAIMQMNRITDPSNIHIGRIIRIPQKPKPIIDVNGFTNVYGQVGAEQVREVAYDLTYVSPFGYRMRKDGSLEVIDDTPTIRAAQSTGVIPMMCITNFSATEAGTQLAHTILSDLSLVEKLLTNVINTMKNKGYRGLNIDFESVAPEDRDFYNRFLQRAVDRLHPEGYFVSSSLAPKTSANQKGALVEAHDYPVHGRLLDFVVLMTYEWGYRKGPPQAISPINEIKRVLDYAVTAIPTNKIFIGFQIYARDWLVPHEEGQEAETFDMQEAIRRAVQYNAEIKYDETAQSPYYRYKDNQGRTHEVWFEDARSAKAKFDLVKNYRSRGLSYWVLGYPFPQNWELLGDTFIVRKL
- a CDS encoding PhzF family phenazine biosynthesis protein, whose amino-acid sequence is MELTIINTFTDQPFKGNPAAVCLLTGESDSEWMQRMAKEINMPVTAFIHLHKAEWQLRWFTPFIEIPICGHGTLASSFFLWGKGYTPRARPIVYQTKSGLLTARFVDGMVQLEFPSLIEQETAAPELLIKALGVVPVYVGQNKWDYLVEVQSEEIVRNIKPDIDSIAQLPIRGIIVTSRSDSSEYDFVSRFFSPAQGLDEDHVTGSAHCCLGPYWKRKLDKSIFIAYQASERGGLLKVEVTEDTVKLSGHAVTIFEGNLNI
- a CDS encoding XRE family transcriptional regulator; this translates as MEEINFIIANNLKAIRESKKLSLEKVAELTGVSKTMIGQIERGGSSPTITTIWKIANGLKISFSSLINSPQPDTKIILKSEIQSLTEDNGKYRVYPHFPFEDEKRFEVYSVEIEKGGFLSSDSHREGTEEYITVFEGELTVRVNNEEYTVRNGDSIRFKADRPHAYHNSGETITRLSMILYYPT
- a CDS encoding LysE family transporter, translated to MHLLSFLLFVFVTSFTPGPNNIMAMLFANKYGLKNTIKFCFGVGAGFFVIMLLCSYFNVLLENFIPKIEFIMTILGAIYMLYLAIKIISSSNKAKDDKDDKNNSFIAGMLLQFINPKGILYGITAISTFILPYHSSNFSLLFFSLFLAFVGFMSTFCWSMFGSVFQSFLSKYRSQFNVVMALLLVYSAISILVQ
- a CDS encoding 5'-nucleotidase C-terminal domain-containing protein gives rise to the protein MGKKKIVKIASATIMAATTIVAVAPAPSDAATSLNSKIKTAKAAIKKPFDTYFYTSKLASVSTVEKQIKSAKQAKKDINSTIKKSMLSKKEKDAKYKEIEAYDKYITRSEGYVKGYKAAEKAKAAHGKSIGALTNAILAKKSIDIRNQYEALDKAVKKADKDIKDTVYGAKIEKLLYDKFTKSTKTALNGDLKVPYYYEKAEYWVKKGDLKTADKRMQTVSSQLKKVSKTSKLGKAIHAYVKEVKGKYDDAVYAEKKKEVAKRVNAYVALANGELKTKEQINAAKKAKAAINLNGIKESDRKEFLAKMALADKKVAAAEEALKNPAKAITLSLMHTNDTHAHLDNVAKRVTAVKEVRKSKPQALLVDAGDVFSGTLYFNEFKGQADLRFMNLMKYDVMTFGNHEFDLGSSAEGHQALADFIKGAKFPFVSSNVDFSKDDKFKGLFSDLISSKPEQGKIYNGIVKQVDGQKVGFFGLTTEETKDISSPGSIEFENYLEEAEKAVKAFKGMGVNKIVAVSHIGYDDNAAYDNDLTLAAKVKGIDVIVGGHSHTQLDAPVVVDKDDKGKTKEPTVIVQGYQYSDYLGTIDVNFDKDGKIVGQAGKLIKLSEKQDDAEAAKVLETYSSKIKELKETKTGATAVKALETPRDAGDETKPSVRKNETELGNLITDGMLSKAKEFNKDTVIAFQNGGGIRAGIDQGEITLGEILTVLPFGNTLATMKLTGAEINEALEHSVSLAPKENGGFLHVSGMKFSYDSSKEAGNRVTKVEVLGQDGTYSELDAAKEYVVATNAFTAKGGDGFTVFKKAYEEGRVTDIGLADWENLRDYVGGLKTVDPSIEGRIKDVAGSNTDPTVVLAKDFGGTADAPKTHEGNVVVDITDIASLENAVVKGNLTLTGTPPDDFTFSQVTVEGNLDLSGLNGKTVSMSGVTVNGETIL